In Plantibacter sp. PA-3-X8, one DNA window encodes the following:
- a CDS encoding MarR family winged helix-turn-helix transcriptional regulator — MASGAATKTRALTIAEQASELRMGTFRLARRLRGEKSVDDLSDPQFSVLGGLYKEGSATLRALAERDRVSAPSMNRTVNCLEEAGYVTRETDAADRRKVTIALTEAGHTTVTETVRKRDAWITQQLRALTPDERDTLARAAEIMRRLATQ; from the coding sequence GTGGCAAGCGGAGCAGCGACGAAGACCAGGGCCCTGACGATCGCCGAGCAGGCGTCCGAACTCCGGATGGGCACCTTCCGGCTCGCGAGACGACTGCGCGGGGAGAAGTCGGTCGACGACCTCAGTGATCCGCAGTTCTCCGTCCTCGGAGGGCTCTACAAAGAGGGCTCCGCAACCCTGCGGGCACTGGCCGAACGCGACCGCGTGTCCGCGCCATCCATGAATCGCACCGTCAACTGCCTCGAAGAGGCCGGGTACGTCACCCGAGAAACCGACGCGGCCGACCGCCGGAAGGTCACCATCGCCCTCACCGAAGCGGGCCACACCACCGTCACCGAGACCGTCCGGAAACGCGACGCGTGGATCACCCAGCAGCTGCGCGCGCTCACCCCGGACGAACGCGACACCCTCGCCCGCGCAGCCGAGATCATGAGGAGACTCGCCACCCAGTGA
- a CDS encoding alpha-E domain-containing protein has protein sequence MLSRIAESLFWIGRYIERSDGTARILDVHLQLLLEDPWIDEDTACRSLLSVMGSDAPADQELTRQDVLAQLAVDRTHPASIAYSLGAARENARRAREIVSTELWECLNTTRARMPRRVASDKVHEFFGWVRERSALAVGIVDSATSRDDAWRFFTLGRSLERADMTARLLATRSLTEASGPSWTTILRSCGAYEAYLRTYRGMPSAKNAAEFLLLDQLFPRSVMFSISRAEECMRDLEPRRGRVGTVDSAQRLLGQIRSDLEYRPIQDTLVDLPGRMDAVQNVTSQVSEAIRERYFPTHAVPAWIGENS, from the coding sequence ATGCTGAGCCGCATCGCCGAGAGCCTCTTCTGGATCGGCCGCTACATCGAACGCAGTGACGGCACCGCGCGTATCCTCGACGTCCACCTGCAGCTGCTGCTCGAGGATCCGTGGATCGACGAGGACACCGCCTGCCGGTCGCTGCTGTCCGTGATGGGCAGCGACGCGCCCGCCGACCAGGAGCTCACCCGCCAGGACGTCCTCGCGCAGCTCGCCGTCGACCGCACGCACCCGGCGTCGATCGCCTACTCGCTCGGCGCCGCCCGCGAGAACGCCCGGCGCGCCCGCGAGATCGTGTCGACCGAGCTCTGGGAGTGCCTCAACACGACCCGTGCCCGGATGCCGCGTCGCGTCGCGAGCGACAAGGTGCACGAGTTCTTCGGGTGGGTGCGCGAGCGTTCGGCCCTCGCTGTCGGCATCGTCGACTCCGCCACGAGTCGTGACGACGCCTGGCGCTTCTTCACCCTCGGTCGCAGCCTCGAACGCGCCGACATGACGGCCCGACTCCTGGCGACGCGGTCGCTCACCGAGGCGAGCGGTCCTTCCTGGACGACGATCCTCCGCTCCTGCGGCGCCTACGAGGCCTACCTCCGCACGTACCGCGGCATGCCGAGCGCGAAGAACGCGGCCGAGTTCCTCCTGCTCGACCAGCTCTTCCCCCGGTCGGTCATGTTCTCCATCAGTCGGGCCGAGGAGTGCATGCGCGACCTCGAGCCGCGCCGAGGCCGCGTCGGGACGGTTGATTCCGCCCAGCGCCTGCTCGGTCAGATCCGCAGCGACCTCGAGTACCGGCCCATCCAGGACACGCTCGTCGACCTCCCCGGTCGGATGGACGCCGTGCAGAACGTCACCAGCCAGGTGTCGGAGGCGATCCGCGAACGCTACTTCCCCACTCATGCGGTGCCCGCATGGATCGGAGAGAACTCATGA
- a CDS encoding MFS transporter, translating into MFRSLSSVNYRIWFIGALVSNVGAWMQATTQNWVVLTDLTDNDAVAVGATMALQFGPQLVLVPITGLIADRFDKRKILILTQSSLMLLAFALGALLIFGHAELWHMYLFALALGIINAVDGPARQTFVSELVDEHNMSNAVALNSASFNAARMVGPAIAGLLIVAIGSGWVFVVNAFTFLGVIGALLALRTGKLRRAPRPPRARGQFVEGFRYVRGRPDLMVVFVIVFIMGAFGMNFPIFASTMAVEFGKGAGEYGILSSVLAIGSLTGALLAARRAQAQMRMIVGAAGLFGVAALTAAFMPSYWSFAAVLILVGFSTVTLLTTANGLVQTSTEAAVRGRVMALYMAILMGGTPIGAPIVGWVANTFGPRWALGLGALAGFAACATGLAYGVFRHHLRLRVAPDSRWRLQFTHDGVVSPVTPEDFSEQIALTSPIPLPKPKPRAKAPEPRSESRPESSPVDESTTLTGSRR; encoded by the coding sequence ATGTTCCGTTCCCTGTCCAGCGTCAACTACCGCATCTGGTTCATCGGCGCCCTTGTGTCGAACGTCGGCGCCTGGATGCAGGCCACCACCCAGAACTGGGTCGTGCTGACCGACCTCACCGACAACGACGCCGTGGCCGTCGGCGCCACCATGGCCCTGCAGTTCGGGCCGCAGCTCGTCCTCGTGCCGATCACCGGTCTCATCGCCGACCGCTTCGACAAGCGGAAGATCCTCATCCTCACCCAGTCGAGCCTCATGCTCCTGGCGTTCGCCCTCGGCGCCCTGCTCATCTTCGGTCACGCCGAGCTGTGGCACATGTACCTCTTCGCGCTGGCCCTCGGCATCATCAACGCCGTCGACGGCCCGGCCCGCCAGACCTTTGTCTCCGAGCTCGTCGACGAGCACAACATGTCGAACGCCGTCGCGCTCAACTCGGCGTCCTTCAACGCGGCGCGCATGGTCGGCCCCGCCATCGCCGGTCTCCTCATCGTCGCGATCGGCTCCGGGTGGGTGTTCGTCGTGAACGCCTTCACCTTCCTCGGCGTCATCGGCGCGCTCCTCGCACTCCGCACCGGCAAGCTCCGTCGAGCGCCGCGCCCACCGCGGGCTCGAGGACAGTTCGTCGAGGGCTTCCGCTACGTCCGCGGGCGGCCGGACCTCATGGTCGTCTTCGTGATCGTGTTCATCATGGGCGCGTTCGGCATGAACTTCCCGATCTTCGCCTCGACCATGGCCGTCGAGTTCGGCAAGGGCGCGGGCGAATACGGCATCCTCTCCTCGGTGCTCGCGATCGGTTCCCTGACCGGCGCACTCCTCGCGGCGCGGCGGGCGCAGGCCCAGATGCGGATGATCGTCGGCGCGGCCGGGCTCTTCGGGGTCGCTGCGCTCACGGCCGCGTTCATGCCGAGCTACTGGTCGTTCGCCGCCGTGCTGATCCTCGTCGGCTTCTCGACGGTGACGCTCCTGACCACCGCGAACGGACTCGTGCAGACGAGCACCGAGGCCGCCGTCCGTGGCCGGGTGATGGCGCTGTACATGGCGATCCTCATGGGTGGCACCCCGATCGGCGCGCCCATCGTCGGGTGGGTGGCGAACACCTTCGGGCCGCGCTGGGCGCTCGGCCTGGGCGCACTCGCCGGGTTCGCCGCCTGCGCCACCGGCCTCGCCTACGGGGTGTTCCGTCATCACCTCCGCCTGCGCGTGGCGCCCGACTCCCGCTGGCGCCTGCAGTTCACCCACGACGGCGTCGTCTCACCGGTCACGCCGGAGGACTTCTCGGAGCAGATCGCGCTCACCTCGCCGATCCCGCTGCCGAAGCCGAAGCCGCGCGCGAAGGCGCCCGAGCCGCGTTCGGAGTCGCGTCCCGAATCGTCGCCGGTCGACGAGTCGACGACCCTCACCGGCTCCCGCCGCTAG
- a CDS encoding SMP-30/gluconolactonase/LRE family protein, translated as MTDADVTMTDPSPLLAEGAELEHLYTGAIWSEGPAWIAETGRVRWSDIPNDRILEFDTATGETAVFRDGAEYTNGRTIDRDGRVVQCSHGRRAVEIEGPDGPVTLVDRWAGGRFNSPNDVVVHSDGSIWFTDPPYGIDASGEEGHPGEQEYGGCYVFRLEPDTGAIEPVITAMVHPNGLAFSPDESILYVSDTATAARRIAAYDVAADGVSVVAGDTPGRTFASTAVPASDGFRIDVDGNVWSSAGDGVEVFDPSGATILRIPVPERTANVCFGDPDGRTLYITASTSLYQIRTATRQSPRTVTRAQ; from the coding sequence ATGACCGACGCCGACGTCACCATGACCGATCCTTCACCGCTGCTCGCCGAGGGAGCCGAACTCGAGCACCTGTACACGGGTGCGATCTGGAGCGAGGGGCCCGCGTGGATCGCGGAGACCGGACGCGTGCGCTGGAGCGACATCCCGAACGACCGCATCCTCGAGTTCGACACCGCGACCGGCGAGACGGCCGTGTTCCGCGACGGCGCCGAGTACACGAACGGCCGCACGATCGACCGCGATGGCCGGGTCGTGCAGTGCAGTCACGGGCGCCGCGCGGTCGAGATCGAGGGGCCCGACGGCCCGGTCACGCTCGTCGACCGCTGGGCCGGCGGCCGCTTCAACTCCCCGAACGACGTCGTCGTGCACTCCGACGGCTCGATCTGGTTCACCGACCCGCCCTACGGCATCGACGCCAGCGGAGAGGAAGGCCACCCCGGCGAGCAGGAGTACGGCGGGTGCTACGTCTTCCGACTCGAACCGGACACCGGGGCGATCGAGCCGGTCATCACGGCGATGGTGCACCCGAACGGGCTCGCGTTCTCACCCGACGAGTCGATCCTGTACGTGTCCGACACCGCCACCGCCGCCCGCCGGATCGCGGCCTACGACGTCGCAGCAGACGGCGTCTCGGTCGTCGCCGGCGACACCCCCGGTCGCACCTTCGCGAGCACCGCGGTTCCCGCGTCCGACGGCTTCCGGATCGATGTCGACGGCAACGTGTGGTCGTCGGCGGGTGACGGCGTCGAGGTGTTCGACCCGTCCGGCGCGACCATCCTGCGCATCCCGGTCCCGGAGCGCACCGCGAACGTCTGCTTCGGCGACCCCGACGGCCGCACCCTCTACATCACGGCCAGCACGTCCCTCTACCAGATCCGAACCGCCACCCGCCAAAGCCCGCGAACTGTCACTCGAGCACAGTGA
- a CDS encoding transglutaminase family protein, translating into MTRLHIKHSTGFSYGGKVNASYNEARMLPVTTEDQYVLYSHIDIQPGASQSTYTDYWGMKVSAFEVLTPHEELSLTATSLVEVRPRKHEPHPTGWEQLDIATQAAVTRVEHLEQTRRTTPPDDLVELARTIADRYESPCEAAMAISREIGEQMDYVQGVTSVYSTAAEAWANRKGVCQDITHIVLGALRSVGIPARYVSGYLHPKPHAAIGETVTGESHAWVEWFCGDWRGFDPTNMVDVGERHVLIGRGRDYGDVSPLRGVYAGPYRSKLFVKVEITREA; encoded by the coding sequence ATGACCCGGCTCCACATCAAGCACAGCACGGGCTTCTCCTACGGCGGCAAGGTCAACGCCTCGTACAACGAGGCGCGCATGCTGCCGGTGACGACCGAGGACCAGTACGTCCTGTACTCGCACATCGACATCCAGCCGGGGGCGTCGCAGTCGACGTACACCGACTACTGGGGCATGAAGGTCTCGGCGTTCGAGGTGCTGACGCCGCACGAGGAGCTCTCGCTCACGGCGACGAGCCTCGTCGAGGTCCGGCCGCGCAAGCATGAGCCGCACCCGACCGGCTGGGAGCAGCTCGACATCGCGACCCAGGCCGCCGTGACCCGGGTGGAGCACCTGGAACAGACACGACGGACGACCCCGCCGGACGACCTCGTCGAGCTCGCCCGGACCATCGCCGACCGCTACGAGAGCCCGTGCGAGGCCGCGATGGCCATCAGCCGGGAGATCGGCGAGCAGATGGACTACGTGCAGGGCGTCACGAGTGTGTACTCGACCGCCGCCGAGGCGTGGGCGAACCGCAAGGGCGTCTGTCAGGACATCACGCACATCGTCCTCGGAGCGCTGCGCTCGGTGGGGATCCCGGCCCGCTACGTGTCGGGGTACCTGCACCCGAAGCCGCACGCGGCGATCGGCGAGACGGTGACGGGGGAGTCACACGCGTGGGTCGAGTGGTTCTGCGGTGACTGGCGTGGATTCGACCCGACCAACATGGTCGACGTGGGCGAGCGTCACGTCCTCATCGGGCGGGGTCGTGACTACGGTGACGTCTCCCCACTCCGTGGTGTGTACGCGGGCCCCTACCGCTCGAAGCTCTTCGTGAAGGTCGAGATCACCCGAGAGGCCTGA
- a CDS encoding GNAT family N-acetyltransferase: MGYRIDDSKDRIDRDAVWALLREVYWAKWRSRTDVEAQIDDAWRVIGVYEEETGAQVGFARAVSDGVGFAYLADVVVLEAHRGHGLGKRIVQAMIDDGPGAHFRWTLFTSDAHGLYEQFGFTDPGPTALVRPAAQLPVHPSQVPTA; this comes from the coding sequence ATGGGCTACCGCATCGACGACTCGAAGGACCGCATCGACCGGGACGCCGTGTGGGCCCTGCTCCGTGAGGTCTACTGGGCCAAGTGGCGCAGCCGAACCGACGTCGAGGCACAGATCGACGACGCCTGGCGCGTGATCGGCGTGTACGAGGAGGAGACCGGCGCACAGGTCGGCTTCGCTCGGGCGGTGTCCGACGGCGTCGGCTTCGCCTACCTCGCCGACGTGGTGGTCCTCGAGGCCCACCGCGGCCACGGACTGGGCAAGCGGATCGTGCAGGCGATGATCGACGACGGTCCCGGCGCGCACTTCCGGTGGACACTCTTCACGAGCGACGCGCACGGCCTCTACGAGCAGTTCGGGTTCACCGATCCCGGCCCGACGGCGCTCGTCCGTCCAGCCGCGCAGCTCCCCGTCCACCCGAGCCAGGTCCCGACCGCCTGA
- a CDS encoding DUF3054 domain-containing protein produces MDRPSRTPAGFAATVGIDLLAVIVFVLIGRASHGEGILGLLVTLWPFAVGLLVGHVLALVLGQRETRSVRWAGVVVWVSTVVVGMVLRAVSGQGVQLSFVIVTVLVLAALLLGWRLVAWLIARRRR; encoded by the coding sequence ATGGATCGCCCCAGCAGGACCCCCGCCGGATTCGCCGCGACCGTCGGCATCGACCTCCTCGCCGTCATCGTGTTCGTCCTCATCGGCCGCGCCAGCCACGGCGAAGGCATCCTCGGACTCCTCGTGACCCTGTGGCCGTTCGCCGTCGGACTCCTCGTCGGACACGTCCTCGCGCTCGTCCTCGGTCAGCGCGAGACCCGCTCCGTCCGCTGGGCCGGCGTCGTCGTCTGGGTGTCGACCGTCGTCGTCGGGATGGTGCTGCGCGCGGTCTCCGGCCAGGGAGTCCAACTCAGCTTCGTCATCGTGACCGTCCTGGTCCTCGCCGCACTCCTCCTGGGTTGGCGCCTCGTCGCGTGGCTCATCGCCCGCCGACGTCGATGA
- a CDS encoding DUF4287 domain-containing protein encodes MSFQAYLDAAEAKTGKTPRELVDEAHARGFDASTKAGEILEWLKTDYELGRGHGMALVHVIKNGPMISEKHVGTDGVHRDESTELWLDGAATKPAAP; translated from the coding sequence ATGTCGTTCCAGGCCTATCTCGATGCCGCCGAGGCGAAGACCGGTAAGACCCCGCGCGAGCTCGTCGACGAGGCGCACGCCCGCGGCTTCGACGCGTCGACCAAGGCCGGCGAGATCCTCGAGTGGCTGAAGACGGACTACGAGCTCGGCCGGGGTCATGGGATGGCGCTCGTCCACGTCATCAAGAACGGTCCGATGATCAGCGAGAAGCACGTCGGCACCGACGGGGTGCACCGCGACGAGTCGACCGAACTCTGGCTCGACGGAGCGGCGACGAAGCCCGCCGCCCCCTGA
- a CDS encoding CPBP family intramembrane glutamic endopeptidase has translation MQTEMIVPARRPMKLIPAVLLVASAFCLFGLMQPLAGYPLLVAALVTAILIDRDLAKDLFLIAIGIGIVSTTSVEADVSWPSFFRIGTVLLLAVGAPFLIDRFVYRRKAITFPWRSREKKTKGEIAYLFAVPLLGWAILPFYFIRSGAYENWPVISDAGDLGRFFVGVNAVGTWDELFFICTCFALLRRHFPVWQANLLQAVIFVSFLWELGYRSWGPLLTFPFALLQGYLFSKTRSLGYILAVHLLFDAIVFLAIVHAHHRDWIPIFWY, from the coding sequence ATGCAGACCGAGATGATCGTCCCGGCCCGCCGCCCGATGAAGCTGATCCCCGCGGTGTTGCTGGTGGCGTCGGCGTTCTGTCTGTTCGGCCTGATGCAGCCGCTCGCCGGTTACCCGCTCCTCGTCGCCGCCCTCGTCACCGCGATCCTCATCGACCGCGACCTCGCGAAGGACCTGTTCCTCATCGCCATCGGGATCGGCATCGTGTCGACCACGTCGGTGGAGGCCGACGTCTCCTGGCCCAGCTTCTTCCGGATCGGCACCGTGCTGCTGCTGGCGGTCGGTGCCCCGTTCCTCATCGACCGCTTCGTGTACCGGCGGAAGGCGATCACGTTCCCCTGGCGGAGTCGCGAGAAGAAGACGAAGGGCGAGATCGCCTACCTCTTCGCCGTCCCCCTCCTCGGTTGGGCGATCCTGCCGTTCTACTTCATCCGCTCGGGCGCATACGAGAACTGGCCGGTGATCAGCGACGCCGGGGATCTCGGCCGGTTCTTCGTCGGCGTCAACGCGGTCGGCACGTGGGATGAACTGTTCTTCATCTGCACCTGCTTCGCACTCCTGCGCCGGCACTTCCCGGTCTGGCAGGCGAACCTGCTGCAGGCCGTCATCTTCGTGTCGTTCCTCTGGGAACTCGGTTACCGGTCATGGGGTCCGCTGCTGACGTTCCCGTTCGCGCTGCTGCAGGGCTACCTGTTCTCGAAGACGCGGTCGCTCGGGTACATCCTCGCGGTCCACCTGCTGTTCGACGCGATCGTGTTCCTCGCCATCGTGCACGCGCACCATCGCGACTGGATCCCGATCTTCTGGTACTGA
- a CDS encoding circularly permuted type 2 ATP-grasp protein produces MGDLFNGYGGTLAPRKTPGGVPAFDEMFGEAAEHAGGATARRAYQEIYSSLARMTQEELRGRTDALASSYLAQGVTFDFAGEERPFPLDAVPRVIEQQEWTQVEAGIKQRVKALEAFLADVYGPQLAVRDGVIPAKLISSSSHFHRQAYGIQAANGVRIQVSGIDLIRDEHGQMRVLEDNVRVPSGVSYVISNRRVMAQTLPELFVSMRVRPVGDYPNKLLQALRASAPPGVEDPNVVVLTPGVYNSAYFEHTLLARLMGVELVEGRDLFCSGGKVFMRTTAGPTRVDVIYRRVDDEFLDPLSFRADSMLGSPGLMLAARLGNVTIANAVGNGVADDKLVYTYLPDLIKYYLAEDAILPNVDTWRLEDPLALEEVLDRLDELVIKPVDGSGGKGLVVGPDASKEELATLKTKLQEDPRGWIAQPVVMLSTIPTLVEDGMRPRHADLRPFAVNDGNDVWVLPGGLTRVALPEGQLVVNSSQGGGSKDTWVVGRPFDPNAAPEASSHDIQGLVAEQATTETTSIPIIYDHGTTPEHSPQDRPAGNQDQQEQQQQTLSEPAADGSTQEDASC; encoded by the coding sequence ATGGGTGACCTGTTCAACGGCTATGGCGGCACGCTCGCCCCGCGCAAGACTCCGGGCGGTGTTCCCGCGTTCGACGAGATGTTCGGCGAGGCGGCGGAACACGCGGGTGGTGCGACCGCCAGGCGGGCGTATCAGGAGATCTACAGCTCCCTCGCACGGATGACCCAGGAGGAGCTCCGAGGCCGCACCGACGCCCTCGCCAGCTCCTACCTCGCGCAGGGCGTGACCTTCGACTTCGCCGGCGAGGAGCGTCCGTTCCCGCTCGACGCGGTCCCGCGGGTGATCGAGCAGCAGGAGTGGACGCAGGTCGAGGCCGGCATCAAGCAGCGTGTCAAGGCGCTCGAGGCCTTCCTCGCCGACGTCTACGGCCCGCAGCTCGCCGTACGCGACGGCGTCATCCCCGCGAAGCTCATCTCCTCGTCGTCGCACTTCCACCGGCAGGCCTACGGGATCCAGGCGGCGAACGGCGTCCGCATCCAGGTCTCCGGTATCGACCTCATCCGCGACGAGCATGGTCAGATGCGTGTCCTCGAGGACAACGTCCGGGTCCCGTCCGGCGTCAGCTACGTCATCTCCAACCGTCGCGTGATGGCGCAGACGCTCCCCGAGCTGTTCGTGTCGATGCGCGTCCGTCCGGTCGGCGACTACCCCAACAAGCTTCTGCAGGCGCTGCGTGCGTCGGCCCCGCCCGGCGTCGAGGACCCGAACGTCGTCGTCCTCACCCCCGGCGTGTACAACTCCGCGTACTTCGAGCACACGCTGCTCGCGCGGCTCATGGGCGTCGAGCTCGTCGAGGGTCGCGACCTCTTCTGCTCCGGCGGCAAGGTCTTCATGCGCACGACCGCCGGGCCCACGCGCGTCGACGTCATCTACCGCCGTGTCGACGACGAGTTCCTCGACCCGCTGTCGTTCCGCGCCGACTCCATGCTCGGTTCGCCCGGGCTCATGCTCGCCGCGCGCCTCGGCAACGTGACCATCGCGAACGCGGTCGGGAACGGTGTCGCCGACGACAAGCTCGTCTACACGTACCTGCCCGACCTCATCAAGTACTACCTCGCCGAGGACGCGATCCTCCCGAACGTCGACACCTGGCGTCTCGAGGACCCGCTCGCCCTCGAGGAAGTGCTCGACCGCCTGGACGAGCTCGTCATCAAGCCCGTTGACGGCTCCGGCGGCAAGGGCCTCGTCGTGGGTCCGGACGCGTCGAAGGAGGAGCTCGCGACCCTCAAGACGAAGCTGCAGGAGGACCCGCGCGGCTGGATCGCGCAGCCGGTCGTCATGCTCTCCACCATCCCGACGCTCGTCGAGGACGGCATGCGTCCCCGTCACGCCGACCTGCGTCCGTTCGCGGTGAACGACGGCAACGACGTCTGGGTGCTGCCCGGCGGCCTGACGCGCGTCGCCCTCCCGGAGGGGCAGTTGGTCGTGAACTCCAGCCAGGGCGGCGGCTCGAAGGACACCTGGGTCGTCGGACGTCCGTTCGACCCCAACGCGGCGCCCGAGGCGTCCTCGCACGACATCCAGGGTCTCGTCGCCGAGCAGGCCACGACCGAGACGACGTCGATCCCGATCATCTACGACCACGGCACGACCCCCGAGCACTCGCCCCAGGACCGTCCGGCCGGCAACCAGGACCAGCAGGAGCAGCAGCAGCAGACGCTCTCCGAGCCCGCTGCCGACGGGTCGACGCAGGAGGACGCATCATGCTGA
- a CDS encoding aldo/keto reductase, giving the protein MTHARTTLGTSDLSVFPLNLGGNVFGWTADRQTSFDILDAYVAGGGNFIDTADGYSAWVPGNTGGDSERLIGEWQELRGNRDELVIATKVSQHPDFKGLAADNILKAADASLERLRTDHIDLYYAHFDDESVPLEETVTALSSLVDAGKVRYLGISNYSAARIAEWFEIVEAKGLHRPIALQPHYNLVERDFEGELRTIAEREQLAVLPYFSLAKGFLTGKYREGAQVDSVRAEGAQAYLADHAALLPVLDEVAAAHGVSAATVSLAWLRSQPTVAAPIASARTVEQLPDLLASATLELSADELAALTAASVA; this is encoded by the coding sequence ATGACTCACGCCCGCACCACCCTCGGAACGTCCGACCTGTCCGTCTTCCCGCTGAACCTCGGCGGCAACGTGTTCGGTTGGACCGCCGACCGGCAGACCTCGTTCGACATCCTCGACGCCTACGTCGCGGGTGGCGGTAACTTCATCGACACCGCCGACGGTTACTCCGCGTGGGTGCCCGGCAACACCGGTGGCGACTCCGAGCGACTCATCGGCGAGTGGCAGGAACTCCGCGGCAACCGCGACGAGCTCGTCATCGCGACGAAGGTCAGCCAGCACCCCGACTTCAAGGGCCTCGCGGCCGACAACATCCTGAAGGCCGCCGACGCCTCGCTCGAGCGCCTCCGCACCGACCACATCGACCTCTACTACGCGCACTTCGACGACGAGTCCGTGCCGCTCGAGGAGACGGTGACGGCACTGTCGTCGCTCGTCGACGCCGGCAAGGTCCGCTACCTCGGGATCTCCAACTACTCCGCCGCGCGCATCGCCGAATGGTTCGAGATCGTCGAGGCCAAGGGTCTCCACCGCCCGATCGCCCTCCAGCCGCACTACAACCTCGTCGAACGCGACTTCGAGGGGGAGCTGCGCACGATCGCCGAGCGCGAGCAGCTCGCCGTGCTGCCGTACTTCTCGCTCGCGAAGGGCTTCCTGACGGGCAAGTACCGCGAGGGGGCACAGGTCGACAGCGTCCGCGCCGAGGGTGCCCAGGCCTACCTGGCCGACCACGCCGCGCTCCTGCCGGTCCTCGACGAGGTCGCCGCCGCCCACGGCGTCTCGGCCGCGACCGTGTCGCTCGCGTGGCTCCGCTCGCAGCCGACGGTCGCCGCGCCCATCGCGAGTGCCCGCACGGTCGAGCAGCTGCCCGACCTCCTCGCCTCCGCGACGCTCGAGCTCTCCGCCGACGAGCTGGCCGCGCTCACCGCCGCCTCGGTCGCGTAG
- a CDS encoding isoprenylcysteine carboxylmethyltransferase family protein, with translation MSAERWGRWYFAVQALAGAAWWVSVFLVPPVRAATLGSLDPVVTAVLDVPLFVVASALAACAIRWAAILATGWTLLVTVSLGIFAAATQEAGIGALLMVGAAVGSVTALALVLTGGIPRAWIAIGPFAFRPADASASTGSQLVRTAVEIVAFWGVFLAVIPAALRFFELRWRVAIALPPGAEQFAVIAGIVVVVLGSIVGLWSAAAMATTGGGTPLPAAMPNRLVIAGPYRFVRNPMAVGSIVQGVGVGLLLSSWIVVVYAVFGAVVWNVLVRPVEEADLEARFGEPYRRYREDLRCWVPSVRPVAARS, from the coding sequence ATGAGCGCCGAGCGCTGGGGGCGCTGGTACTTCGCCGTGCAGGCCCTCGCCGGCGCAGCATGGTGGGTGTCGGTGTTCCTCGTCCCGCCCGTCCGTGCGGCGACGCTCGGCAGCCTCGACCCCGTCGTCACGGCCGTGCTCGACGTCCCACTCTTCGTCGTCGCCTCGGCGCTCGCCGCATGCGCCATCCGATGGGCGGCGATCCTCGCGACCGGATGGACGCTGCTGGTCACCGTGTCACTGGGGATCTTCGCGGCCGCGACCCAGGAGGCGGGGATCGGCGCCCTGCTGATGGTCGGCGCCGCGGTCGGCTCGGTCACGGCACTCGCGCTCGTCCTCACCGGCGGGATCCCGAGAGCATGGATCGCCATCGGGCCGTTCGCGTTCCGCCCAGCCGATGCGTCGGCGTCGACCGGTTCGCAACTCGTGAGGACCGCCGTCGAGATCGTCGCGTTCTGGGGCGTCTTCCTCGCGGTGATCCCCGCCGCCCTGCGGTTCTTCGAGCTGCGGTGGCGGGTCGCGATCGCCCTGCCGCCGGGTGCGGAGCAGTTCGCCGTCATCGCCGGCATCGTCGTCGTGGTGCTCGGGAGCATCGTCGGGCTCTGGTCCGCAGCCGCGATGGCGACGACCGGGGGTGGGACGCCACTGCCCGCCGCGATGCCGAACCGGCTCGTCATCGCCGGACCGTATCGCTTCGTCCGCAATCCGATGGCCGTCGGCAGTATCGTCCAAGGCGTCGGCGTCGGACTCCTGCTGTCGTCCTGGATCGTCGTCGTCTACGCGGTCTTCGGCGCCGTCGTCTGGAACGTCCTGGTCCGGCCGGTCGAAGAGGCCGACCTCGAGGCGCGCTTCGGCGAGCCGTACCGCCGCTACCGCGAGGACCTGCGGTGCTGGGTCCCGAGCGTCCGTCCGGTGGCGGCTCGTTCGTAA